Below is a genomic region from Streptomyces roseoviridis.
ACGCGTCCGGCGGGTAGAGCCGCAGCGAGCCCCAGTGGCGGCGCCAGTCGCCGTGCCCGTTCTGCCCCGGGAGCTGGTCCGTGCGGACGGCGAGGCGGCTGCCGAGGCCGGAAATGTCCAGGCCGAGGAGGGCCTGCCCGCGTTCCTCGGCGGCGGCGGCCAGGGCGAGCTTGCCGCCGTTGGAATGGGCCACCACGAAGAGGCCCGCGCCGGTGTCGTGGCGGGCGGCGAAGTCGGCCAGGCCGTCGTGCAGCGTGGCCGCCTGTTCCGCCAGGGCCTGGCCGCGCGGCAGCCAGGTGGCCGAACTGCCGTAGCCGGGGCGGTCGACGGCCAGGACCGTGTAGCCGAGGTCGGCGCCGAGGGAGAGCAGCGAGAGGCCGGGGCGGGCCCGGCTGTCGAAGTAGCCCGCCCGCATGCCGCCTCCGTGCACCGCGACCACGACGGCCCTCGGCCGGCCGGAAGACGGCTCGGCGATCAGTCCCGACAAGGGGATCCCGTCGGCGTCCAGGGTGATCTCGCGGGTCCCGGAGGCATCGGCGTTCAGCGGTTGTGGGGACATGGGATCAACAACTCCGGGCGGTAGGAGGTCTCCGGATGCCGTCACCGCCCTCATTTCCTGACGGTGGCCAGGCACCAGGTGAGACGGCGGCGCACCAGGCGGCGCACCAGGTGGTGGACGGGGACGCCGGGCTCACCGGGATGCGGCGGCGCCGGGCGGGCCCGGTCGTACGCGGAGGCGCCCGGGGCACCGCCCGGCGGCGCGCTCACGTCGGGCGACCGCATCAGCGGCGGGCGTCGTCGCGCCAGCTGCGCGGCGTGCCGGTGCGGGTACGCCGTTCGAGCCGGCGCCAGCGCGCCGTGCGGCGGACGGGGGCGTGGTCGGCGGGCTCGTCCGCGGCCGGTGCCGTCCCGGCGAGGGCGGCGGTGCGGGCGAGCAGCACGGCGGTGAGGGCGGCGAGTTCGACCGCGTCGGGGTTGCCCTTCTCGACGCGCAGGAAGGTGTTCGCGGCGTGCGCCGTGTCCGTCGTGTCGGCCGGCTCCGTGGAAGGTGGCATGGACGTCGTCTCCGTGGTCGTAGGAACGGATCGGGAAACGCGAACGCCGCGCGGGCTCACCGGTCCGTGGCGGGGGAATCCAGGAGGACCGGCGAGCTCGCGCGGCGAGCTCGGGTGGTGCGGTGGTGCCGTTGTGCGGTGGTGCCGTTGTGCGGTGGTGCCGTTGTGCGGTTGTCGGGCCACGGCACACCACGGCGCGGGTGCCGTGGTGTGCCGTGACGGTTCCGTCGCGCCGTTGCGGTCAGGCGGCCGTGGGGCCGAGCGTGCCGACGAAGCGGCCGGTGAAGAGGTCCTGGCCCTTGTACTGGGAGACCATCTCGGCCGGGGCGACGAACGGGCCCTCGGGCGAGGGGAGCTGGCCGACGCCGCCCTTGGTGCCGAGCGGCAGCAGGATCATCGGGAAGCCCAGCGGCTGGTAGGTCTCCGTCGGCTCCTCGCCCTTGATCTGGGCGATGATGTTCTTGGCGACGACCTCGGCGTGCTGCATCGCGTAGCCGGCCATCTTGGCCTCGGCGACGTCGGTGATGTCGCCGACCGCGTAGACGTGGTCGTGACCCTTGACGTTGAGCTTCTCGGTGACGGGGACCTGGCCCTGCGCGTTGAGGGCGGTGAGCTTGCCGTCGGCGAGGTAGTCGTTGTTGGTCGTGGTGCCGTAGGCGCGGTACCAGACGTCGGCGGTGATCTCGTCGCCGGCGGTGGTGGTGACCGTGAAGGAACCGGCCTGGCCGGACTGGGTGCCGGGCTCGGCCGTCAGGCCGGTGCCGAGGCGGACCTCGACGCCCAGCTCGCCGAGCTGCTTGTGCAGGTCCTCGACGACCTCGGGCTTGAAGCCGGGGAGCAGCTCGGTGGCCGGGTCGACGATGGTGACCTGCTTGGCCGGCCAGACCTCCTTGATCTCGCCGGCGAGCTCGAGGCCGACCGGGCCGGCGCCGAGGATGAGGACGCGGTCGGCCTGGAGCAGCTCCTTGTGGGAGGTGCGGAAGTCCTCCAGCGCCTCGGAGACGTGGGGGGCCGCCGGGTTGGCCGGGTACGGGTAGCTGGAGCCGGTGGCGAGGACGACGTAGTCGGCGGCGACGTGCTCGCCCGAGGCCAGGGTGACACCGGTGGGGTCGACCGACACGGCGCGGTCCTGGATCACCTTGCCCTGGGTGACCAGCGTCTTGAACGGGAAGAACATGTTGGGCGCCCACTCGGGCTGGGTGAGGGCACGCAGCGACCCGGCCACGTTGGCGAAGGCGTCACGCGGGTCGATCAGGACGACCTCGGCCTCGTTCTCCAGGGCCTTGGCAACCGCGGCGCCCCCGTAGCCTCCGCCGACAACAGCGACCTTACGACTCATGATTCACGCTCCACAAACCAATGAAACTGCGACGGGTTCTGATGAAAGACGCTAGTGGTTCGCACTACGAACCACAACACACAAGAAGTCCAAGAACTACAGATCTTTGTTAAGAAAGAGAAGTTCCTGCTACGAACTTTCGATATTCGCGTGCTACGCTGTGCGCGTGGCCAAGCGTGATGACGACGGCAGGATGGGGCTGGCGGCCGCACTGGTGCGGTCCTCGTTCCTGGTGCATGCCGTATATGCCCAGGCGAGCCGTGAGCACGGTCTCACGCCGCAGCAGGGCCAATTGCTGTGCGTATTGATGGCGCAGCCGTACGGCATGGGCGAACTCTGCTCGATGCTCGGCCTCGCCAAATCCAGCCTGACCGGCCTGGTGGACCGCACGGAGAACAACGGCCTGGTGCGGCGTGAGCCCGATCCGCGCGACAGCCGTGCGGTGAGGGTGGCGCTCACCTCCCGGGGCGCCCGGCTCACCGACCGGTTCTACACCGACGCCTGCCGGCGCATCGAGGAGCTGCCGGCCGGCCTCGACCCGGCCGACCGGGACGTGCTCACCGGACTGCTCGCCCGGGTCGTCCTGGACAACGACGGCCCCGTGGTCTTCGTGGAACCGGACCACGGAGCCGCCACCGCCCGCGGCTGAAGGACCCGCACGCCCCCCGCCGCCCCTCGCCCGGGAGCCCGCACGCCCCCGGGCCGCCCGGCCTCACGCCGTACGCCGTACGCCTGCCGCGGACGCGGCTCAGGCCGCGAGCAGACCCTGCGTGTACGCGAGCGCGGCCGGCTCGAACTGCAGGGCCGCGTGCGAACCCGCCGCGTGGACGTCGCGCCAGATCCGCTGCATCGGGTGGGCCGCCGCCTGCCCGCGCGTCCCGGTCACCCGGAACAGCCGGTCCACCGCGCCGACCAGGATCTCCACCGCCAGCGTGGCGTCACGGTGGCTGCGGAAGGCCGCACCGTCCTCGGCGAGCCCGCCCCCGTCGGCGGTCTCGGCGACCCGCGCGAGCAGCAGCGCCGCCGCGTCGATCTCGCCCGCCGCGCGGGTGTAGGCGATCCGGGCCGAGTTCTGGGCCGCCGCACGCGCCCCGCTCGGCTGCCGGCCGAGGTGCTCCGCCACCAGCCGCAGGGCGGCGCGGGCCGCGCCGAGGATCGGCGCCGCGAAGGTGAGGCCGTTCACCGCGAACAGCGGCGCCGCGTGCACCGCCGACCCGGTCTCCGACGGCAGCACGCCCTGCCGCATGTCGT
It encodes:
- a CDS encoding alpha/beta hydrolase; the protein is MSPQPLNADASGTREITLDADGIPLSGLIAEPSSGRPRAVVVAVHGGGMRAGYFDSRARPGLSLLSLGADLGYTVLAVDRPGYGSSATWLPRGQALAEQAATLHDGLADFAARHDTGAGLFVVAHSNGGKLALAAAAEERGQALLGLDISGLGSRLAVRTDQLPGQNGHGDWRRHWGSLRLYPPDAFRQGRHLVSPVPELEAREGPLWPAMYPAIARRVRIPVRFTFAEQEQWWLFDDDALDALRRPLAAPKTVIAHQPDAGHNLSLGWAARTYHLKALGFLEDCLLARDAAPAQRPAARPVSPPVPVP
- a CDS encoding acyl-CoA carboxylase epsilon subunit is translated as MPPSTEPADTTDTAHAANTFLRVEKGNPDAVELAALTAVLLARTAALAGTAPAADEPADHAPVRRTARWRRLERRTRTGTPRSWRDDARR
- a CDS encoding NAD(P)/FAD-dependent oxidoreductase; the encoded protein is MSRKVAVVGGGYGGAAVAKALENEAEVVLIDPRDAFANVAGSLRALTQPEWAPNMFFPFKTLVTQGKVIQDRAVSVDPTGVTLASGEHVAADYVVLATGSSYPYPANPAAPHVSEALEDFRTSHKELLQADRVLILGAGPVGLELAGEIKEVWPAKQVTIVDPATELLPGFKPEVVEDLHKQLGELGVEVRLGTGLTAEPGTQSGQAGSFTVTTTAGDEITADVWYRAYGTTTNNDYLADGKLTALNAQGQVPVTEKLNVKGHDHVYAVGDITDVAEAKMAGYAMQHAEVVAKNIIAQIKGEEPTETYQPLGFPMILLPLGTKGGVGQLPSPEGPFVAPAEMVSQYKGQDLFTGRFVGTLGPTAA
- a CDS encoding MarR family transcriptional regulator, translated to MGLAAALVRSSFLVHAVYAQASREHGLTPQQGQLLCVLMAQPYGMGELCSMLGLAKSSLTGLVDRTENNGLVRREPDPRDSRAVRVALTSRGARLTDRFYTDACRRIEELPAGLDPADRDVLTGLLARVVLDNDGPVVFVEPDHGAATARG